Proteins from one Larimichthys crocea isolate SSNF chromosome XX, L_crocea_2.0, whole genome shotgun sequence genomic window:
- the spx gene encoding spexin prohormone 1, with the protein MKGLRSITLTYVLTLLLLASFISQSWSAPKGSFQRRNWTPQAMLYLKGTQGRRFISEDRKEGDVYDTLHLETRSQNTEKLSVDQAATVLLNFLQQAREGADENPDDMYFQELPVWKREYF; encoded by the exons ATGAAG GGTTTGAGGAGCATCACATTAACGTATGTACTCACCCTTTTACTACTGGCGTCGTTTATCTCACAGTCGTGGAGCGCACCGAAG GGCTCTTTCCAACGGAGAAACTGGACCCCACAGGCTATGCTGTACCTCAAGGGAACTC AGGGCCGCAGGTTCATCTCAGAGGACCGAAAAGAAGGAGATGTCTATGACACATTACACTTAG AGACCCGTAGTCAGAACACAGAGAAGCTGAGTGTGGATCAGGCTGCCACCGTCCTGCTCAACTTCCTGCAGCAAGCCAGGGAGGGAG CTGATGAAAACCCGGATGACATGTATTTCCAGGAGCTGCCGGTGTGGAAGAGAGAATATTTCTGA